Proteins from a single region of Sphaerochaeta globosa str. Buddy:
- a CDS encoding DNA topoisomerase IV subunit A, with the protein MTQAHSIFKRNFLEYASYVIKERAIPDLGDGFKPVQRRIIHTLFEMDDGKFHKVANVVGWAMRYHPHGDSSIYEALVNLANCDLFIERQGNFGNSLTGDSAAAARYIECRLLPFAKKVLYNPELTEFVDSYDGRNQEPVVFPAKIPVVLIQGVSGIAVGMSTYILPHNPLEVLDAMAASLKGESYQLYPDFLGGGIVDVEDYRDGRGSVSVRAKLNTTDPKRIIIEELPYGTTSEAMIRSVEEAAKKGKLKISSINDYTAEKVNIEINLARNTYAQEIVDALYAYTDCETKLSINPLVIRDNVPTIMGVHEILDWHAQHLVVVLKAELELEKGHLLDKLHARTLERIFIEERIYKRIEQKKSAEEVNKAVITGFKPFEEQLFRPVVLEDVERLLKIPIRRISLFDIEKNREEIDQINDTVAEIERKLANLIGYALSYIAELKTMLGIKEHQRKTTIKTFELIDVKEVAERNLAVKYDPANGYLGYGVKTGNILLEVSTFDRVLIIRKDGTYQVIDAPEKEFVGKGLLYCGYAEKTELANLVFSVIYQEKTYKYLFLKRCQIVSYQLKKVYPLLPEGNFKLVKLSTYANAELTITYKPKAGLRILEEKFYFSDYLVKNVKANGVRIAVKEVASLKLRSVKEVVHGASAEPTLFDDETQEE; encoded by the coding sequence ATGACCCAGGCACACTCAATTTTCAAACGAAATTTTCTGGAATATGCAAGCTATGTCATCAAGGAGAGGGCGATTCCCGACTTAGGTGACGGATTCAAGCCGGTACAAAGGCGTATCATTCACACTCTTTTTGAAATGGATGACGGAAAGTTCCACAAAGTTGCCAATGTGGTGGGTTGGGCTATGCGTTACCACCCGCATGGGGATTCCTCCATTTATGAGGCTTTGGTCAACCTGGCCAACTGCGACCTGTTCATCGAACGACAAGGAAACTTTGGAAACTCTCTTACCGGTGATAGTGCGGCGGCAGCTCGTTATATTGAGTGTCGCTTGCTTCCCTTCGCCAAGAAGGTGTTGTACAACCCTGAACTGACGGAATTTGTCGACTCGTATGATGGAAGAAACCAGGAACCGGTAGTATTCCCGGCGAAGATCCCCGTCGTCCTGATCCAAGGTGTCAGTGGTATTGCGGTAGGTATGAGTACCTACATTCTTCCCCACAACCCATTGGAAGTGCTCGATGCAATGGCGGCTTCCTTGAAGGGGGAGAGCTATCAATTATATCCCGATTTCCTTGGCGGGGGCATTGTTGACGTTGAGGACTATCGCGATGGACGAGGTTCTGTATCGGTTAGGGCCAAGCTCAATACTACTGACCCGAAGCGGATTATTATTGAGGAACTTCCCTATGGCACAACCAGCGAGGCAATGATTCGTTCGGTGGAGGAAGCTGCCAAGAAGGGAAAGCTGAAGATCAGCTCGATCAACGACTACACCGCTGAAAAGGTGAATATCGAAATCAATCTGGCGCGCAACACGTATGCACAGGAGATTGTCGACGCCTTGTATGCCTATACCGATTGCGAGACGAAGCTGTCCATCAACCCGTTGGTGATTCGTGACAACGTGCCGACCATCATGGGGGTGCATGAGATTCTGGATTGGCATGCCCAGCATTTGGTGGTTGTGTTGAAGGCGGAGCTTGAATTGGAGAAAGGCCATCTGCTGGATAAGCTGCATGCCCGAACCCTGGAGCGGATTTTCATAGAGGAACGCATCTACAAACGAATCGAGCAGAAGAAGAGTGCAGAAGAGGTGAACAAGGCGGTCATAACCGGGTTTAAGCCTTTTGAGGAGCAATTGTTCAGGCCTGTAGTGCTTGAGGATGTCGAACGTCTTTTAAAGATTCCCATCAGGCGCATCAGCTTGTTTGATATTGAGAAGAACAGGGAAGAGATTGACCAGATCAATGATACTGTTGCCGAAATCGAGCGAAAGCTTGCAAATCTGATCGGGTATGCTCTTTCCTATATTGCCGAGCTGAAGACGATGCTCGGCATTAAGGAACATCAGCGTAAGACAACCATCAAGACGTTTGAGTTGATCGACGTCAAGGAAGTTGCCGAGCGCAACCTCGCCGTCAAGTACGACCCGGCCAATGGCTATCTCGGGTATGGGGTCAAGACGGGAAACATTCTCTTGGAAGTGAGCACGTTCGACCGTGTCCTGATCATACGCAAGGATGGTACCTATCAGGTCATCGACGCTCCTGAGAAGGAGTTTGTAGGCAAGGGCCTGCTCTATTGCGGATATGCCGAAAAGACCGAGCTGGCCAATCTTGTATTCTCGGTCATCTATCAGGAGAAGACCTACAAGTATCTGTTCCTCAAGCGCTGTCAGATTGTAAGTTACCAATTGAAGAAGGTGTACCCGCTGTTGCCTGAGGGCAACTTCAAGTTGGTCAAGCTCAGTACGTACGCCAATGCCGAATTGACCATCACCTATAAGCCCAAAGCCGGACTGAGGATTCTTGAGGAGAAATTCTATTTCTCCGATTACTTGGTGAAGAATGTGAAGGCCAACGGGGTGAGGATTGCCGTTAAGGAAGTTGCATCACTGAAGTTGCGATCGGTCAAGGAAGTGGTGCACGGC